The Anomaloglossus baeobatrachus isolate aAnoBae1 chromosome 4, aAnoBae1.hap1, whole genome shotgun sequence genome contains the following window.
AGCATGCGATGCCGAAATCCTGGGTCTTCCCTGATGGTAGAAGCAGCATGCAGCGCCGAACCCCTGGGTCCTCTCTGATGGGGTGAGAGCAGCATGCTGCGCCGAGTCCCTGTGTCCTCTCTGATGGGGTGGGAGCAGCATAGGATGTTGAGCTCCTGGGTCCTCCTTGATGGTGGGAGCAACACGTGGTGCCGATCCCCTGGGTCCTCTCTGATGGGGTGGGAGCAGCATGCGATGTCGAGCCCCTGGGTCGTCTCTGATGGTAGGAGCAGCATGCTGCGCCGAGTCCCTGTGTCCTCTCTGATGGGGCATGAGCAGCATATCATGTTGAGCCCCTGGGTCCTCTCTGATGGGGTGGGAGCAGCATGCTGCGCCGAGTCCCTGTGTCCTCTCTGATGGGGTGGGAGCAGCATAGGATGTTGAGCTCCTGGGTCCTCCTTGATGGTGGGAGCAGCATGTGGTGCTGATCCCCTGGGTCCTCTCTGATGGGGTGAGAGCAGCATGCAACACCAAGTCCCTGGGTCCTCTCTGATCGTGGGAGCAGCATGTGATGCCGAGCCCCTGGATCTTCTCTGATAGGGTGGGAGCAGCAAGCCCTGGGTCCTTTCTGATGGTGGGAGCAGCATGCCATACAGAGCCCCTGGGTCTTTTCTTATGgtgggagtgtcgcgggcggagaggggtttttgggaacGCCGCGCTCGCCTGGGGGAACtttctggcgctcgggtccagtgcttctgctcctcggtgactcgagcacggggccggacccggggactcgagcagcgcctcctcgcccacgagtgaaaagggggaggtttggtggtgggatgtcggttgtgacgccacccacggggttgtggtgatggtgggcaccaccactgctggtgacgggggttcccgggagcgatggcggggagcagctgaggtgttggcccctccgtgggtacgtcccggggccccggttggagggggcgtgctgcagggcgcagtgctgcggtgcggtgcctgatggcactgttgtactcacaattgaaccacacagagtcactggtaaactagaaactgccggagtccgcagccttcagtaCGGAGGATGTTTAAGtcgcacacacggtgcagcagacccctgttctttccctgcagtcaggtgcctctttctccactctttctcttcctttcctcctcggccgggaacgtggagtccactcccctgcagtgatccgggatctctttcgataccggcgggccactaccctgccccggtcacctcaagtcccttcatcactaacagcctgtcccggccctctcggagcacgcttctgtagcagcccgggagctacaactccggactcctctcctctccctctccccacacactctgctcccgctCCTCCCCTGccactctgttttgctcttacactggggggggggtgtctgtcctgctgcactggtgtgggatcaggttaccaaggaggagagtggcctgcactttgctggattactgcaggctctgtgacaccctggttttgccagggcatcacaggagcAGCATGCAATACAGAGCCCCTGGGTCCTCTCTGACGGCGTGGGAGCAGCATGCGATACAGAGCCCCTGGGTCCTCTCTAATGGGGTGGGAGCAGCATGCGATACAGAGCCCCTGGGTCCTCTCTAATGGGGTGGGAGCAGCATGCGGCGCCGAGCCCCTGGGTCCTCTCTGATGGGGTGGGAGCAGCATGCGGCGCCGAGCCCCTGGGTCCTCGCTGATTGGGTGGGAGCAGCATGCGGTGCCGAGCCCCTGGGTCCTCTCTGATGGGGGGAGCAGCATGCGGCGCCGAGCACCTGGGTCTTCTCTAATGGGGTGGGAGCAGCATGCGGCGCCGAGCCCCTGGGTCCTCTCTGATGGGTTGGGAGCAGCATGCGGTGCCGAGCCCCTGGGTCCTCTCTGATGGGGTGGGAGCAGCATGCGATACAGAGGCCCTGGGTCCTCTCTGATGGGGTGGGAGAAGCATGCGGTGCCGAGCACCTGCGTCTTCTCTAATGGGGTGGGTGCAGCATGCGGCGCCGAGCCCCTGGGTCCTCTCTAATGGGGTGGGAGCAGCATGCAGTGCCGAGCCCCTGGGTCCTCTCTGATGGGGGGGAGCAGCATGCGGCGCCGAGCACCTGCGTCTTCTCTAATGGGGTGGGTGCAGCATGCGGCGCCGAGCCCCTGGGTCCTCTCTGATGGGGTGGGAGCAGCATGCGGCGCCGAGCACCTGCGTCTTCTCTGATGGGGTGGGTGCAGCATGCGGCGCCGAGCACCTGGGTCCTCTGATGGGGGGAGCAGCATGCGGCACCGAGCCCCTGGGTCCTCTCTGATGGGGTGGGAGCAGCATGCGGCGCCGAGCACCTGCGTCTTCTCTGATGGGGTGGGTGCAGCATGCGGCACCGAGCACCTGGGTCCTCTCTGATGGGGTGGGAGCAGCATGCGGCGCCGAGCACCTGCGTCTTCTCTAATGGGGTGGGAGCAGCATGCGGCGCCGAGCCCCTGGGTCCTCTCTGATGGGGGGAGCAGCATGCGGCGCCGAGCACCTGCGTCTTCTCTAATGGGGTGGGTGCAGCATGCGATACAGAGCCCCTGGGTCCTCTCTGATGGGGTGGGAGCAGCATGCGGTGCTGATCCCCTGGGTCCTCTCTGATGGGGGGAGCAGCATGCGGTGCCGAGCCCCTGGGTCCTCTCTGATGGGGGGAGCAGCATGCGGCGCTGATTCCCTGGGTCCTCTCTGATGGGGGGAGCAGCATGCGGCGCCGAGCCCCTGGGTCCTCTCTGATGGGGTGGGTGCAGCATGCGGCACCGAGCCCCTGGGTCCTCTCTGATGGGGTGGGAGCAGCATGCGGCGCCGAGCCACCCGGGTTCCTCTCTGATGGGGGGAGCAGCATGCGGTGCCGAGCACCTGGGTCTTCTCTAATGGGGTGGGAGCAGCATGCGGCGCCGAGCCCCTGGGTCCTCTCTGATGGGGGGAGCAGCATGCGGCGCCGAGCCCCTGGGTCCTCTCTGATGGGGGGAGCAGCATGCGGTGCCGAGCACCTGGGTCTTCTCTAATGGGGTGGGAGCAGCATGCGGCGCCGAGCCCCTGGGTCCTCTCTGATGGGGGGAGCAGCATGCGGCGCCGATCCCCTGGGTCCTCTCTGATGGGGTGGGAGCAGGATGCGGTGCCGAGCCCCTGGGTCCTCTCTGATGGGGGGAGCAGCATGCGGCGCCGATCCCCTGGGTCCTCTCTGATGGGGGGAGCAGGATGCGGTGCCGAGCCCCTGGGTCCTCTCTGATGGGGGGAGCAGGATGCGGTGCCGAGCCCCTGGGTCCTCtctgatggggggtgcagcatgcggCGCCGAGCTCCTGGGTCCTCTCTGATGGTGGGAGCAGCATGCGGCGCCGATCCCCTGGGTCCtctctgatggtgggtgcagcatgCGGCGCCGATCCCCTGGGTCCtctctgatggtgggtgcagcatgCGGCGCCGATCCCCTGGGTCCTCTCTGATGGGGGGAGCAGCATGTGGCGCCGATCCCCTGGGTCCtctctgatggtgggtgcagcatgCGGCGCCGATCCCCTGGGTCCTCTCTGATGGGGGGAGCAGGATGCGGTGCCGAGCCCCTGGGTCCtctctgatggtgggtgcagcatgCGGCGCCGATCCCCTGGGTCCTCTCTGATGGAGGGAGCAGCATGTGGTGCTGATCCCCTGGGTCCTCCCTAATGGGGTGGGTGCAGCATGCGGCGCCGAGCACCTGGGTCTTCTCTAATGGGGTGGGAGCAGCATGCGGCGCCGATCCCCTGGGTCCTCTCTGATGGTGGGAGCAGCATGCGGCGCCGAGCCCCTGGGTCCTCTCTGATGGGGGGAGCAGCATGCGGCGCCGAGCACCTGTGTCTTCTCTAATGGGGTGGGTGCAGCATGCGATACAGAGCCCCTGGGTCCTCTCTGATGGGGTGGGAGCAGCATGCGGTGCTGATCCCCTGGGTCCTCTCTGATGGGGGGAGCAGCATGCGGTGCCGAGCCCCTGGGTCCTCTCTGATGGGGGGAGCAGCATGCGGCGCTGATTCCCTGGGTCCTCTCTGATGGGGGGAGCAGCATGCGGCGCCGAGCCCCTGGGTCCTCTCTAATGGGGTGGGAGCAGCATGCGGCGCCGAGCCCCTGGGTCCTCTCTAATGGGGTGGGAGCAGCATGCGGCGCCGAGCCCCTGGGTCCTCTCTGATGGGGTGGGTGCAGCATGCGGCACCGAGCCCCTGGGTCCTCTCTGATGGGGTGGGAGCAGCATGCGGCGCCGAGCCACCCGGGTTCCTCTCTGATGGGGGGAGCAGCATGCGGTGCCGAGCACCTGGGTCTTCTCTAATGGGGTGGGAGCAGCATGCGGCGCCGAGCCCCTGGGTCCTCTCTGATGGGGGGAGCAGCATGCGGCGCCGAGCCCCTGGGTCCTCTCTGATGGGGGGAGCAGCATGCGGTGCCGAGCACCTGGGTCTTCTCTAATGGGGTGGGAGCAGCATGCGGCGCCGAGCCCCTGGGTCCTCTCTGATGGGGGGAGCAGCATGCGGCGCCGATCCCCTGGGTCCTCTCTGATGGGGTGGGAGCAGGATGCGGTGCCGAGCCCCTGGGTCCTCTCTGATGGGGGGAGCAGCATGCGGCGCCGATCCCCTGGGTCCTCTCTGATGGGGGGAGCAGGATGCGGTGCCGAGCCCCTGGGTCCTCTCTGATGGGGGGAGCAGGATGCGGTGCCGAGCCCCTGGGTCCTCtctgatggggggtgcagcatgcggCGCCGAGCTCCTGGGTCCTCTCTGATGGTGGGAGCAGCATGCGGCGCCGATCCCCTGGGTCCtctctgatggtgggtgcagcatgCGGCGCCGATCCCCTGGGTCCtctctgatggtgggtgcagcatgCGGCGCCGATCCCCTGGGTCCTCTCTGATGGGGGGAGAAGCATGTGGCGCCGATCCCCTGGGTCCtctctgatggtgggtgcagcatgCGGCGCCGATCCCCTGGGTCCTCTCTGATGGGGGGAGCAGGATGCGGTGCCGAGCCCCTGGGTCCtctctgatggtgggtgcagcatgCGGCGCCGATCCCCTGGGTCCTCTCTGATGGGGGGAGCAGCATGTGGTGCTGATCCCCTGGGTCCTACCTAATGGGGTGGGTGCAGCATGCGGCGCCGAGCACCTGGGTCTTCTCTAATGGGGTGGGAGCAGCATGCGGCGCCGATCCCCTGGGTCCTCTCTGATGGGGGGAGCAGCATGTGGCGCCGATCCCCTGGGTCCTCTCTGATGGGGGGAGCAGGATGCGGTGCCGAGCCCCTGGGTCCTCTCTGATGGGGGGAGCAGCATGCGGCGCCGATCCCCTGGGTCCTCTCTGATGGGGGGAGCAGCATGCGGTGCTGATCCCCTGGGTCCTCCCTAATGGGGTGGGTGCAGCATGTGGCGCCGAGCTCCTGGGTCCTCTATGATGGGGGGAGCAGGATGCGGCGCTGATCCCCTGGGTCCtctctgatggtgggtgcagcatgTGGCGCCGATCCCCTGGGTCCTCTCTGATGGGGGGAGCAGCATGCGGTGCTGATCCCCTGGGTCCTCCCTAATGGGGTGGGTGCAGCATGCGGCGCCGATCCCCTGGGTCCTCTCTGATGGGGGGAGCAGCATGCGGCGCCGATCCCCTGGGTCCtctctgatggtgggtgcagcatgTGGTGCCGATCCCCTGGGTCCTCTCTGATGGGGGGAGCAGCATGCGGTGCTGATCCCCTGGGTCCTCCCTAATGGGGTGGGTGCAGCATGCGGCGCCGATCCCCTGGGTCCTCTCTGATGGGGGGAGCAGCATGCGGCGCCGATCCCCTGGGTCCtctctgatggtgggtgcagcatgTGGTGCCGATCCCCTGGGTCCTCTCTGATGGGGGGAGCAGCATGCGGTGCTGATCCCCTGGGTCCTCTCTGATGGGGGGAGCAGCATGCGGTGCTGATCCCCTGGGTCCTCTCTGATGGTGGGAGCAGCATGCGGCGCCGATCCCCTGGGTCCTCTCTGATGGGGGGAGCAGCATGCGGTGCTGATCCCCTGGGTCCTCTCTGATGGGGGGAGCAGCATGCGGCGCCGATCCCCTGGGTCCTCTCTGATGGGGGGAGCAGCATGCGGCGCCGAGCTCCTGGGTCCTCTCTGATGGGGGGAGCAGCATGCGGCGCCGATCCCCTGGGTCCTCTCTGATGGGGGGAGCAGCATGCGGCGCCGATCCCCTGGGTCCtctctgatggtgggtgcagcatgTGGTGCCGATCCCCTGGGTCCTCTCTGATGGGGGGAGCAGCATGCGGTGCTGATCCCCTGGGTCCTCTCTGATGGGGGGAGCAGCATGCGGTGCTGATCCCCTGGGTCCTCTCTGATGGGGGGAGCAGCATGCGGCGCCGATCCCCTGGGTCCTCTCTGATGGGGGGAGCAGCATGCGGCGCCGAGCTCCTGGGTCCTCTCTGATGGGGGGAGCAGCATGCGGCGCCGATCCCCTGGGTCCTCTCTGATGGGGGGAGCAGCATGCGGTGCTGATCCCCTGGGTCCtctctgatggtgggtgcagcatgTGGTGCCGATCCCCTGGGTCCTCTCTGATGGGGGGAGCAGCATGCGGTGCTGATCCCCTGGGTCCTCTCTGATGGGGGGAGCAGCATGCGGTGCTGATCCCCTGGGTCCTCCCTAATGGGGTGGGTGCAGCATGCGGCGCCGAGCTCCTGGGTCCTCTCTGATGGTGGGAGCAGCATGCGGCGCCGATCCCCTGGGTCCtctctgatggtgggtgcagcatgCGGCGCCGATCCCCTGGGTCCtctctgatggtgggtgcagcatgCGGCGCCGATCCCCTGGGTCCTCTCTGATGGGGGGAGCAGCATGTGGCGCCGATCCCCTGGGTCCtctctgatggtgggtgcagcatgCGGCGCCGATCCCCTGGGTCCTCTCTGATGGGGGGAGCAGGATGCGGTGCCGAGCCCCTGGGTCCtctctgatggtgggtgcagcatgCGGCGCCGATCCCCTGGGTCCTCTCTGATGGGGGGAGCAGCATGCGGTGCTGATCCCCTGGGTCCTCTCTGATGGGGGGAGCAGCATGCGGCGCCGATCCCCTGGGTCCTCTCTGATGGGGGGAGCAGCATGTGGCGCCGATCCCCTGGGTCCTCTCTGATGGGGGGAGCAGCATGCGGCGCCGAGCTCCTGGGTCCTCTCTGATTCTCAGCTCTGTAAGGCCCTGCTTACTCATGTTCAGTGTTGTCCCTTCTATTGCACCTGCTTTTACTTCACTATTCAATATGGAGCTTTCGATTCTACCCTTACGTAGCAGTTTATTGCGGGTCTATCCTATTATAGGGTTATATCTATCATCTCTAATGCATGTATTGTATACTGCTGTATATTATCTTACCATTATACCAGCAGTTGTGTCCTCTACACTCTGTAATGCCCATTCTTTCGGCTCTAAGCGCACCTTGtgtacttatttttttactttttctatttCATTGTTGTATATGACTTCATGTCGTTGTTTTTAGTGTCTCTCTTCCCAATGACTATACTGATTTCATTAACCCTTTCTTTCCTGCAGCGCTGATTGTGTTGTTCTACGTGGTGTTTTACGCCTTCCTCACAGCCGTCTTCTCGCTCAGCATGTGGGTGATGCTGCAGACCATTGATGAGTATAACCCAAAGTATTCAGATCGACTCACTAATCCAGGTAAGTCACTAATTTGCAGAggttggggggcacatacttttcaagGGAAGGGGGCCCTGCATCTTCCTTCCAGCCTTCATCAAGAACAGTTGTTTTTCTGGTGGGAATGACGAGGATGGAGCTAACAGGCATGTGTCCTGGGTGAACACTGCCCTGCCTCTGGGGTGAAATGTTGCTCACAGTCTACATCGTATCAGGACAGAGCAACACAAGACCCAAGGGATTGTCACGAGGTGACTGTTAGGATAGTGAGGAACAGAGGCTGCTATGCTGTCCCTcatactaggggaccctaggctattcctaacttcagggttactcctgatggtggaaatgTCTGAGTCCCGCTCCTAGCTATGGTTTTGATTAGTACTACTCTGATACTTCCCTCCCACTAGACAAGGGAGAACCAAAAATCTAATACATTGCACATGCACACAGGAATAAACACTGAGAGGCTGAGGAGTaatgcaagagcaggaaggtaacaacaaaaaggcaacatgGGTTACCTCCAAAGCCGCACTCAGGAACAAGTACTACAATCACCAGATAGTCTAGATCAcaatacctcaccagaccagctaagataaactataggtggaaggatctagccagcatagataggaggggagcagatgcgaTTGGCTtcttcacaacatgtgatcaaaggagaataACAAGAAGACTAgaagagattaactcctgctagcctgcctatgaattaccactgTGCAGGTCAACGCCCGGGTCTGCTAGCGTTGATCTGACACCAGAGAAGTTATAGGGCAAAGTGTcacaatctgtagtctgaacagaacccaccGCATCACAAATGGCAAAGTTTGTAAAAAATCTCCGTGTGACAGTGATCTAGCCTCACAATCAGACCAACATTAGAAAACAGATCTGATGTCGTCCATCCATTAAGCGTTACAAAGCATATAGAAAGTTCTGCAGTGGAATTAAGTTTATTGCTGCATTTTCTATCACCAGATGGCTGATGTTCTATCTACTTTTTACAGGAGGTGGAAATGCTTCATCCACATCATTTAAGGTCCTTTATACAACAGTAGATATTAAATGATCAAGTGGTCACACAAGAGATGTCCCCACCCTAGTAAAAACTGGAAGGTAGAAGGAGAGCCTCAATCGCTATGTGCCATGAGGAGGCCCATAGCTGCCTGCCCTAATGTGCACCAGCTCAGGGCGGAGGTCTGTCCGGAGTTAACTCATGCTGGAGGCCAGGCTTGCAATGGTATCTTTGTAGGATTAAAGGGTTATTGCCATAATCGCTTTATTTCTCACAAATCACAGTAAATTAATACATATTGTCATATACAGACTAAGCTAAACATAAGATTTCATTCTTGTACCTTTGTGTTCATTTATCTCTTTCTACCCCTTTGTGCATCCATCTTCACATAGCTGAATAGACAGGGCTATCCTTACTTTCTAAACCTTCATTTTCCAGCATCacctgcttctcctcagtgctgcaggccCCTTGCCTCTCCCCTCCCCTTCTCCTGACAAGCCCCAACTCTCTGAGTTATCATCGAGCCTAACTGTAGAACTCACCCTATGCTCTGTGCACTCTGATCCTGTTTAGTACCTTGCCTGACCGATCGTATCTTTTGTCATCTATATGAGTATGGCTGCCTGTGTGGTTTCACATCATTGTTAGCTGGTTTCTAGCAgagcttaaagcgggctttacacgctacgatatatctaacgagatgtcgttggggtcacgtcgtaagtgacgcacatccagcatcgttagtgatatcgtagcgtgtgacagctatgaacgagcagaaatactcaccttctcgttcatcgctgacacgtcgctcattttctaaaaattgcacgtcctgttgttcatcgtacccgaggcagcacacatcgctccgtgtaacaccccgggaacgatgaacacagcttacctgcatcccgccggcaatgctgaaggaaggaggtgggcgggatgtttacatcccgctcatctccaccccttcgcttctattggccggccgctgtgtgaagtcgctgtgacgccgaacgtcccatccccttcaggaagtggatgttcgccccccacagcgaggttgtttggaaggtaagtacatgtgacggggggttacagcattgtgcgacacgggcaacaaattgcccatgccacacaaacgatgggggcgggtgcgatcgcacaactaatcgacacgtgtaaagcaggcttaactctccTGCTCTCCTCCAAAATAGAACCTGTAATAACCATACAGTCCAGATCTGCTGAACTTTGCTGTGTTCAATGCTTGCTGCTGACAGATCTAGAATTCAAATCTGCAAATGCCACTCTGGTCACACATATGTCAGAGGATTATCCTCTGCTATATGCAACTACAAAGTAGCATTTGCAGTTTTGCATGACATCAGTGTTACAAGCTCCATTGTGGAAGAGTGATGGAGAGTGGAGTATTGCTAGAAACCAGCTAACAATGATATAAACCAAGAATCACCTATACTGATGTAGATGGCAGAAGATAAAATGAGCAAGGTACTATACGAGCAAGGTACTATACAGGAACCGACAGTGCACAGAGGCATAGAGCGGAATGCATGGGTAGACGTCCCTATGTAAGCGGTGGAGGGAGAGCAGAGCTGTGCAAGAAGTCAGCGGAGAGCGACTACACAGCGCATGATTGACTAGCAACACTGGAGCTACAGCAGGACAGATGAAAGGCGTCTCCAGGCTAAATACAGCCTGAAGGGGGCATCCTTTTGGGGGATGAAATGTGTTTGATAGGGCAGATCTAAAAATGAGTTATATTGGCACAACTGCATAGATAGATTCATTATAATAATGTACATATCAGAAATGTTTTTCTATGATTCTTTGCTCTCACATTTTCATCAGGGCTCATGATCCGCCCAAAGCTGGACACCCTGGAGGTGGTGTATAGCCTGACGTCACAGAACAGCAGCTGGGAGAAGTATAAGGAAGGCCTCCGGAGCCTGCTGGAAGGTAAGGGGAACATTTCACTGCACAATTGTGGACTTGTCATGGAAGTTAACCACCCCACCTACTTCCATGCTCCCTGGCTACGGCACCACCGTGAAATGGCGAATAATAAGCTTCACTTTTCACTCTTTCGAAGACTATAACAGTACCGCGCAGGAGGAGAGAGGCATCAACTGCACCAGCGGGGTGTACAACAATCAGGAAGACACCGGAGACGTGAGAAATTACCCAAAGAAAGCTTGCTGGTTTCTACGCCAAAAACTGGAAAACTGTTCTGGGATTGATGACCCGACATTCGGATATAGAGATGGTGCGCCATGTGTGCTCATAAAGATGAACAGGGTGAGCCTCTAATATCATATCAAATATGTGTCTCCTCCCATCAGTGCACAcatcccctctcttcccctcctatCGGTCTACAtatcccctctcttcccctcctatCGGTCAACAcatcccctctcttcccctcctatCGGTCCACACATCCACTCTCTTCCCCTCCTTTCGGTCCACAcatcccctctcttcccctcctatCGGTCCACAcatcccctctcttcccctcctatCGGTCCACAcatcccctctcttcccctcctatCGGTCCACAcatcccctctcctcccctcctatTGGTCCACACATTCTCTCTCTTCCCCTGCTATTGGTCCACAcatcccctctcttcccctcctatCGGTCCACAcatcccctctcttcccctcctatCGGTCCACAcatcccctctcttcccctcctatTGGTCCACACATCCTCTCTACTCCCCTCCTATTGGTCCACacatccctctcttcccctcctatCGGTCCACACATCCCCTCTCTTGCCCTCCTATAGGTCCACAcatcccctctcttcccctcctatCGGTCCACACATCCCCTCTCTTCCCCACCTATAGGTCCACAcatcccctctcttcccctcctatCGGTCCACACATCCCCTGTCTTCCCCTCCTGTCGGTCCACACATCCCCTGTCTTCCCCTCCTGTCGGTCCACAcatcccctctcctcccctcctatTGGTCCACACATTCTCTCTCTTCCCCTGCTATTGGTCCACAcatcccctctcttcccctcctatCGATCTACAcatcccctctcttcccctcctatCGGTCCACACATCCCCTGTCTTCCCCTCCTATCGGTCTACACATTCCCtctcctcccctcctatcggtctaCACATCTTCTCTCTTCCCCTCCTATTAGTCCACACATTCTCGCTCTTCCCGTCCTATAGGTCCACAcatcccctctcttcccctcctatCGGTCCACATATTCTCTCTTTTCCCCTCCTATCGGTCCACAcattccctctcttcccctcctgtTGGTCCACAcatcccctctcctcccctcctatCGATCTACAcattccctctcttcccctcctatCGGTCTACacatcctctctcctccccttcTATCGGTCCACACATTCTCTTCCCTTCCTATCGGTCCACACATTGTCTCTCTTCCCCTCCTATTGGTCCACAcattctctctcttcccctcctatCGGTCCACACATCCCCTGTCTTCCTCTCCTATCGGTCTACAcatcccctctcctcccctcctatcggtctacacatcctctctcctcccctcccatcGGTCCACACATTGTCTCTCTTCCCCTCCTATTGATCCACACATTGTCTCTCTTCCCCTCCTATTAGTCCACACATTCTCGCTCTTCCCCTCCTATAGGTCCACAcatcccctctcttcccctcctatCGGCCCACATATTCTCTCTTTTCCCCTCCTGTCGGTCCACAcatcccctctcctcccctcctatCGATCTACAcattccctctcttcccctcctatCGGTCTACACATCCCtctcctcccctcctatcggtctacacatcctctctcctcccctcctatcggtccaCACATTCTCTTCCCTTCCTATCGGTCCACATATTGTCTCTCTTCCCCTCCTATTGGTCCACACATTCTCTTCCCTTCCTATTGGTCCACACATTGTCTCTCTTCCCCTCCTATCGGTCCACACATCCCCTCCCCTCCTATCGATCTACAcattccctctcttcccctcctatCGATCTACAcattccctctcttcccctcctatCGGTCTACAcatcccctctcctcccctcctatcggtctacacatcctctctcctcccctcctatcggtccaCACATTCTCTCTCTTCCCTTCCTATCGGTCCACACAttgtctctcttcctctcctattgGTCCACAcattctctctcttcccctcctatAGGTCCACACATTCTCTCTCTTCCCTTCCTATCGGTCCACACATCCCCTTTCTTCATCCCAGTCCACATGTCTCCTTTCTTGCCCTCCCTTCCCTTACATGTCTCTCCCTTTATCTACCGGTCCACAtgtcccctctctttctctcctactGATCAAC
Protein-coding sequences here:
- the LOC142304428 gene encoding sodium/potassium-transporting ATPase subunit beta-2-like isoform X2 codes for the protein MWVMLQTIDEYNPKYSDRLTNPGLMIRPKLDTLEVVYSLTSQNSSWEKYKEGLRSLLEDYNSTAQEERGINCTSGVYNNQEDTGDVRNYPKKACWFLRQKLENCSGIDDPTFGYRDGAPCVLIKMNRVIHFLPKPIPEISLTSITVNCSGKNFENDNLLGSRLYYPGLMNNTLGSIDLMYFPYYGNRAQKNYTQPFVAVKFLNVSRDMDHTVECRVNAANINNQDERDKFQGRVIFTLRINS